In the Plasmodium chabaudi chabaudi strain AS genome assembly, chromosome: 13 genome, one interval contains:
- a CDS encoding GTP-binding protein, putative: protein MKRAFFCLLFVVINSLTVYCNDNSENNGQNGEDINKGDYDSYEDDIDENNFEVPIDCEGGECLNSMDNINKMIDEKKNKIRRRRKRGKPIQIVKPNVNHTELIIIEENLAILKKISKPIAIVSVLGDMHTGKSFLLNLINDQLVADINKRDKTIENGFKVGNDITASTYGIWIWSEPIVITVQKLKEMYEYIDNNFTSFVKSYEYEKDEYNEEIIDLLNLYKSDNWISKVHDLNLSDTDEVNLILMDTQGLNSPNVNKRYDEILYALTNLISTDIIFLTMKMINNKDLEFIENITKDANLFMLRAYTRSNGATFSIKKTKFDKILDNMNNIENNSLILESIASKNLMWVVHDFSQRLDVRKGKLWLDILLNSDRRDLDIKYWRKIISNKSKDKHDAYTTKQKKIEYLTYTKDGNTEVTNEMSTNYKLGVLYKNIDCVLLRHMYNNKDLDFTNVNLNDLNDEYKNDIMVLRYKIYLRAMLHPKKMYSNVQMNNIINKIIKDKKGDTKNDTKENTSSTTNTNTDDEANEMSEAHSRYMSGDDIYDFITFLVKSANQNLFTNVNQFFKQFKINRAEISRNDLIFLYKKYLLQFMENDDVEFISYINDDSDEFIKSLESKLNENEKDGDNKSQNDPSYNEDFMDEDEEREVHQKKDIYKQLPPLINEIIKYEELIREQILNIWYKYTESDFHDEEEKELIKDIEANLYERLDLIKNEMIALGEANIKKFCKIACEDALQIVTEDIKMKSDQYPIKQKELTVFFESVSYNLLKYLEKKLSKNSEKLDLIYYKDEICTPLINNAFQEFYYLKKKNITLNENKLKSFFGNAVSKGKEVFETLAESTDNITEYFKNKNVFYTVLDKWNAEAINVYMATLSDFSKEEKEIGDEYLVILDNSIKELKQKALEKWNNHCKDKTNALYNMHKNNLKNNFLDNFNFPLDELVLQDIFLNLKNQEELKYMEIYCANEESWVTEYKNFLELADEVFKFIKDENLKAIQVTCQQPLDELKDAIKGEIHKYYLWRSLKITLFNRALVVLSNNIENIYLKNQRENKIQSSIEENFTLKNPQYRKISKELMSKVINRWLNNDIYNIYYPIIRKQLIHKIICYLGIIILLFISSLILYFKKFHASFLFLITVSLFMIFGYAQISLYMKKFFRHIVFYMYEGIANVFGTEGAIIFTVLLISTTAIYLYNYHIVRFKNKVAKNTKKLLQSQSIMNLSGLGGFKDMGASSKIRFFKPNIIKFDDYDKDSKYHSSNMPHDYKSNNDASQFMDIKERGNRGNKMDDYASYTNPSKFYRRSFLG, encoded by the coding sequence atgaaaagagCATTTTTTTGCCTATTGTTCGTAGttataaattcattaaCAGTTTACTGTAATGATAATAGTGAGAATAATGGACAAAATGGGGaggatataaataaaggtGATTATGATTCATATGAAGATGATATTGACGAAAATAATTTCGAAGTCCCCATCGATTGTGAAGGGGGCGAGTGTTTGAATTCGAtggataatataaacaaaatgattgatgagaaaaaaaataaaatacgaAGACGAAGAAAACGAGGAAAACCAATACAAATAGTGAAACCAAATGTAAATCACACagaattaattataatagaagaaaatttagcaattttgaaaaaaatcagTAAACCAATTGCAATTGTATCCGTTTTAGGAGATATGCACACAGgaaaatcatttttactTAACTTAATAAATGACCAGCTAGTTGCTGATATTAATAAACGAGATAAAACTATTGAAAATGGTTTTAAAGTTGGAAATGATATCACTGCTAGTACATATGGTATATGGATATGGTCGGAGCCAATTGTAATAACAGtgcaaaaattaaaagagatgtatgaatatatagataataattttacatCTTTTGTTAAAAGTtatgaatatgaaaaagatgaatacaatgaagaaataatagatttattaaatttatataaatctgATAATTGGATTTCAAAAGTCCATGATCTAAATTTAAGTGACACTGATGAAGTTAATCTTATATTAATGGACACACAAGGTTTGAACAGTCctaatgtaaataaaagatatgatgaaatattatatgcgTTAACAAATTTGATATCTActgatataatatttttaacaatgaaaatgataaataataaagatttagaatttattgaaaatataacaaaggATGCAAACTTGTTTATGTTAAGAGCTTATACAAGATCAAATGGTGCTACATtttcaattaaaaaaacaaaatttgataaaatattagacaatatgaataatatagaaaacaATTCGTTAATATTAGAAAGTATAGCTTCTAAAAATTTGATGTGGGTCGTGCATGATTTTAGTCAACGCTTAGATGTAAGAAAAGGGAAGTTATGGttagatatattattaaattcagATAGAAGAGATTTAGATATTAAATATTGGAGAAAAATCATATCTAACAAAAGCAAAGATAAGCATGATGCCTATAcaacaaaacaaaaaaaaatagaatattTAACATATACAAAAGATGGAAATACGGAGGTAACTAATGAAATGTCTACTAATTACAAATTAGgagtattatataaaaatatagattgTGTTTTGTTAAggcatatgtataataataaagatctTGATTTTACAAatgtaaatttaaatgatttaaatgacgaatataaaaatgatattatgGTGCTAcgatataaaatatatttaagagCAATGTTGCACcctaaaaaaatgtattctAATGttcaaatgaataatattatcaataaaattataaaagataaaaaaggtGATACCAAAAATGACACAAAGGAAAATACTAGCTCTACTACTAATACTAATACAGATGATGAAGCAAATGAAATGTCAGAAGCTCATAGCAGATATATGTCAGGAGATGATATATATGACTTTATCACATTTTTAGTTAAATCAGCaaatcaaaatttatttactaatgtaaatcaattttttaaacagtTTAAAATTAACAGAGCTGAAATAAGTAGAAatgatttaatatttttatataaaaaatatttattacaatttATGGAAAATGATGATGTCGAATTTATTAGTTACATAAATGATGATAGTGATGagtttataaaaagtttaGAATCAAAGTtgaatgaaaatgaaaaggatGGAGATAATAAATCTCAAAATGATCCATCATATAATGAAGATTTTATGGATGAAGATGAAGAAAGAGAAGTacatcaaaaaaaagatatttataaacaacTCCCACCTTtaattaatgaaataattaaatacgAAGAATTAATTAGAGagcaaatattaaatatatggtATAAGTATACTGAAAGTGATTTCCatgatgaagaagaaaaagaattgataaaagatatagaagctaatttatatgaaagaTTAGacttaattaaaaatgaaatgatAGCATTGGGAGAagcaaatattaaaaagttttgTAAAATTGCTTGTGAAGATGCTTTACAAATAGTTAcagaagatataaaaatgaaaagtgATCAATATCcaattaaacaaaaagaattaactgttttttttgaatcAGTTAGCTATAATTTACTTAAatatttggaaaaaaaactttCTAAAAATTCAGAAAAATTAGatcttatatattataaagatGAAATATGTACCCCATTAATTAATAACGCATTCCaagaattttattatttaaaaaagaaaaatataacattaaatgaaaataaattaaaatcattttttggaAATGCTGTATCAAAAGGAAAGGAAGTTTTTGAAACATTAGCAGAAAGCACTGATAATATCAcagaatattttaaaaataaaaatgtattttacACAGTTTTAGATAAATGGAATGCAGAAGCtataaatgtttatatgGCTACTTTAAGTGATTTTtcaaaagaagaaaaagaaattggTGATGAATATTTAGTTATTTTAGATAATAGCATAAAAGagttaaaacaaaaagctttagaaaaatggaataacCATTGTAAAGACAAAACAAAtgctttatataatatgcataaaaataatttaaaaaataatttccttgataattttaatttcccATTAGATGAATTAGTATTAcaagatatatttttaaatttaaaaaatcaagaagaattgaaatatatggaaatatattgtGCTAATGAAGAATCATGGGTTactgaatataaaaactttTTAGAATTAGCTGATGaagtatttaaatttattaaggATGAAAACTTAAAAGCAATACAAGTAACTTGTCAACAACCATTAGACGAATTAAAAGATGCAATAAAGGGagaaatacataaatattatttatggagatcattaaaaattacattatttaatagaGCACTTGTTGTActttcaaataatatagaaaatatttatttaaaaaatcaaagagaaaataaaatacaatcTTCCATTGAAGAAAATtttactttaaaaaatccacaatatagaaaaatctCAAAAGAGTTAATGAGTAAAGTTATTAATAGATggttaaataatgatatatataatatatattatccaattataagaaaacaattaatacataaaattatttgctATCTTggtataattatattattatttatatcatcattaattttatattttaaaaaattccaTGCAAGCTTCTTATTCTTAATAACAGTTTCCTTATTTATGATATTTGGATATGCACAaatatctttatatatgaagaaattttttagacacattgtattttatatgtatgaaGGTATAGCTAATGTTTTTGGAACTGAAGGTgctataatttttactGTTTTACTAATTTCCACTACtgcaatttatttatacaattatcatattgttagatttaaaaataaagttgcaaaaaatacaaaaaaactATTACAATCACAAAGTATTATGAACTTATCTGGTCTTGGAGGCTTTAAAGATATGGGAGCTTCTTCTAAAATAAGATTTTTCAAaccaaatattattaaatttgacGACTATGATAAAGATAGTAAATACCATTCATCAAATATGCCCCACGATTATAAATCAAACAATGATGCTTCTCAGTTTATGGATATTAAAGAGAGAGGAAACAGAGGAAACAAAATGGATGACTATGCGTCTTACACTAATCCAAGCAAATTTTATAGAAGATCATTCTTGGGTTAA